A region from the Musa acuminata AAA Group cultivar baxijiao chromosome BXJ1-10, Cavendish_Baxijiao_AAA, whole genome shotgun sequence genome encodes:
- the LOC135595089 gene encoding polcalcin Phl p 7-like, producing MAIKNNAVRVTARSWDDEMTTEEFKVWLKSFDTNKDGRISRDELRRAIRSIRVRFSGWKSKRGVQYADSNGDGFIDDDEIDNLVEFAQKNLGLKIVAY from the coding sequence ATGGCCATCAAGAACAACGCCGTCCGTGTCACAGCACGCTCCTGGGACGACGAGATGACGACGGAAGAGTTCAAGGTGTGGCTGAAGAGCTTCGACACCAACAAGGACGGGCGCATCAGCCGGGACGAGCTGCGGCGTGCCATCCGCAGCATCCGTGTGCGGTTCAGTGGCTGGAAGAGCAAGCGCGGTGTCCAGTACGCCGACTCTAATGGCGACGGATTCATCGACGACGACGAGATCGACAATCTGGTGGAGTTCGCTCAGAAGAATCTGGGTCTCAAGATCGTGGCTTATTAG